The following are from one region of the Pelagibius sp. CAU 1746 genome:
- the lptF gene encoding LPS export ABC transporter permease LptF encodes MPWITRYILGQLVTATIFVTLALTFAIWLTQSLRLIDYIVNRGLPASTFLTFVGLLLPSFLGVVLPVAAFVAALFIYHKLAMDSEMVVMRAAGLSQLQLARPAILLGVLVTLAVYSISLYFLPVSFRNFKDLQNAFRSDFSTVLLQEGVFTALTDEITVYVRQRSADGELRGILVHDSRDPAKPVTMMAERGALVASEDGPRVVMENGNRQEVAPESGRFSLLYFDRYTVELSEFGEAAQSRWREPKERFLNELLFPSDDRRDQRYHQELIAEGHQRLVSPLYTLVFVLIGMAALLAGEFNRRGQAKRVLAAIACVAVLEGVSLALHDLATRSAAAVPAMYAAVLISAGLSLYVLLRRPHRRAATQDLSEAPT; translated from the coding sequence ATGCCCTGGATAACACGCTACATTCTCGGGCAGTTGGTGACGGCGACCATCTTCGTCACCCTGGCCCTGACCTTCGCCATCTGGCTGACGCAGTCGCTGCGTTTGATCGACTATATCGTCAATCGCGGGCTGCCGGCTTCCACCTTCCTCACCTTCGTCGGCCTGCTGCTGCCGTCTTTCCTGGGGGTCGTGCTGCCGGTGGCCGCCTTCGTCGCGGCACTGTTCATCTATCACAAGCTGGCCATGGACAGCGAAATGGTGGTCATGCGCGCCGCCGGGCTGTCGCAGCTCCAGTTGGCCCGACCGGCCATCCTCCTGGGGGTCCTGGTGACCCTCGCGGTCTATTCGATCTCGCTCTATTTCCTGCCGGTATCATTTCGTAATTTCAAAGACTTACAGAACGCTTTCCGCAGTGATTTCTCAACAGTCCTGCTACAGGAAGGCGTGTTCACCGCACTCACCGACGAGATCACGGTCTACGTCCGCCAGCGCTCCGCCGACGGCGAGCTGCGGGGTATTCTGGTACACGACAGCCGCGACCCCGCTAAGCCGGTGACGATGATGGCCGAGCGCGGTGCGCTGGTGGCCAGCGAAGACGGCCCGCGGGTCGTGATGGAGAACGGCAACCGCCAGGAGGTGGCGCCGGAGAGCGGCCGCTTCTCGCTGCTGTACTTCGACCGCTATACGGTCGAGTTGAGCGAGTTCGGGGAAGCTGCGCAGTCGCGCTGGCGGGAGCCGAAAGAACGCTTCCTGAACGAACTGCTCTTCCCCAGCGACGACCGGCGCGACCAGCGCTACCACCAGGAACTGATCGCCGAGGGGCATCAGCGGCTGGTCAGCCCGCTCTATACCCTGGTCTTCGTGCTGATCGGCATGGCGGCCCTGCTGGCAGGCGAATTCAACCGCCGCGGCCAGGCCAAGCGCGTCCTGGCGGCGATCGCCTGCGTAGCGGTGCTGGAGGGCGTCTCCCTGGCCCTGCACGACCTGGCAACCCGGAGCGCCGCGGCCGTCCCGGCCATGTATGCCGCCGTGCTGATCTCGGCGGGCCTCAGTCTCTATGTGTTGCTGCGCCGGCCGCACCGGCGCGCCGCAACCCAGGATCTCAGCGAGGCGCCGACATGA
- the lptG gene encoding LPS export ABC transporter permease LptG, with translation MIGTSINSGILPAMRRLRLSPTLTKYIARQYLFWFGSFFLAIVAIIFLATIVDLLDRLATKDVSLSVTLQMALLKLPYLSQEVMPFTLLFAAMTTFWRLTRSNELVVARAAGISVWQFLLPVLGSSVVIGALTMTAFNPLASILLSRYEHLEASYIHNQTSMLAVSKTGLWLRQADENGQSVIHAARVKPGSVSLQQVMVFRYADEDRFVDRIDAREAQLQANRWLLFDAWLSRPGMASEFHEQMELPTDLTVDKIQESFAPPETIAFWELPDFIELMQAAGFSAIPHRLQFHRLLALPMLFAAMVLLAATFSLRPQRRGRVGLVILAGMLTGFLLYFLSNFVFAIGLSGTIPVVLAAWTPAGVSLMLGVAMLLHLEDG, from the coding sequence ATGATCGGCACCTCCATCAACAGCGGGATTCTGCCGGCCATGCGCCGGCTGCGCCTGTCGCCGACACTGACGAAATACATCGCCCGCCAATATCTCTTCTGGTTCGGCAGCTTCTTCCTGGCCATCGTCGCGATCATCTTCCTGGCCACCATCGTCGACCTGCTCGACCGCCTGGCGACCAAGGATGTCTCTCTCAGCGTCACTCTGCAGATGGCGCTCCTGAAGCTGCCGTACCTCAGCCAGGAGGTTATGCCCTTCACCCTGCTCTTCGCCGCCATGACCACCTTCTGGCGCTTGACACGCTCCAACGAATTGGTGGTAGCGCGCGCCGCCGGTATCTCCGTGTGGCAGTTCCTCCTGCCGGTGCTGGGCAGCTCTGTCGTCATCGGCGCCCTGACGATGACGGCTTTCAACCCCCTGGCTTCGATTCTGCTGAGCCGCTACGAACACCTGGAGGCCAGCTATATCCACAACCAGACGAGCATGCTGGCGGTCTCCAAGACCGGATTGTGGCTGCGCCAGGCCGACGAGAATGGACAATCGGTCATCCATGCCGCGCGGGTGAAGCCTGGATCGGTCTCGCTGCAGCAGGTCATGGTCTTCCGTTATGCCGACGAGGACCGATTCGTCGACCGGATCGACGCCCGCGAAGCCCAGCTGCAGGCGAATCGCTGGCTTCTCTTCGACGCCTGGCTGTCGCGGCCGGGCATGGCCTCGGAATTCCACGAGCAGATGGAACTGCCCACGGACCTGACCGTGGACAAGATCCAGGAGAGCTTCGCGCCCCCGGAAACCATCGCCTTCTGGGAGCTGCCGGACTTCATTGAGCTCATGCAGGCCGCGGGATTCTCGGCCATCCCCCACCGTCTGCAGTTCCACCGGCTGCTGGCCCTGCCGATGCTCTTCGCCGCCATGGTCCTGCTCGCGGCCACCTTTTCGCTGCGCCCGCAACGCCGGGGACGGGTGGGCTTGGTGATTCTGGCGGGCATGCTGACCGGCTTTCTTTTATATTTCCTCTCCAATTTCGTGTTTGCGATCGGTCTTTCAGGTACTATCCCGGTCGTGCTCGCAGCCTGGACTCCGGCCGGTGTGTCGTTGATGCTTGGCGTGGCGATGTTGCT